From Candidatus Neomarinimicrobiota bacterium, a single genomic window includes:
- a CDS encoding nodulation protein NfeD yields the protein MLFAKITRFIFILPVIVVSVLSASQIQAEKTSEIHIITVESIINPVSADYIVQSIDDAVEAGATAIIIELDTPGGLMTSMRQIVKAELEAKIPIIVYVSPSGSRAGSAGVFITMAAHIAVMDNGTNIGAAHPVGLGGSSPDSGSVMWDKVTNDAVAQIRAIAEKRNRNADWAEKAVVESASITEKVALELNVIDYIAPNIDSLLSSLQGDSVKLEDKVVILDFENANIVRKEMNFRYTFLLKLSDPNIAYIFMMLGFYGIFFEFSNPGALVPGIIGGIFIILALFSFQTLPINWAGVALIIFAMILFILEIKVISYGGLTIGGIVAMVLGSIMLIDSPIPALQVSLSVIIPAVLLTASFFIISMYLYYKAQQMKPMTGMEGLIGDVGTARTDIDNQGEVNIHGEIWKAFSDEPISAGESVEIVSVSGLKLNIIKSKK from the coding sequence ATGTTGTTCGCTAAAATTACCAGATTTATTTTTATTCTCCCTGTGATCGTTGTTTCGGTTTTATCAGCTTCTCAAATTCAAGCGGAGAAAACTTCAGAAATCCATATTATAACGGTTGAGTCGATTATCAATCCTGTATCTGCGGATTACATCGTGCAATCTATAGATGATGCGGTAGAAGCCGGAGCGACTGCTATAATTATTGAACTTGATACTCCCGGCGGATTGATGACATCTATGAGACAGATAGTGAAAGCGGAACTTGAAGCAAAGATACCGATTATAGTCTATGTCAGTCCATCAGGTTCCCGCGCCGGCTCGGCGGGAGTTTTTATAACAATGGCGGCGCATATAGCCGTGATGGATAACGGAACAAACATTGGTGCGGCGCATCCCGTGGGATTAGGAGGTTCGTCACCGGATTCGGGTAGCGTTATGTGGGACAAAGTGACCAATGATGCGGTAGCGCAAATTCGCGCAATAGCGGAGAAACGGAATCGAAATGCCGACTGGGCTGAAAAAGCTGTGGTCGAAAGCGCTTCTATAACTGAGAAAGTCGCATTGGAATTAAACGTTATTGATTATATAGCGCCGAATATCGATAGCCTTCTTTCGAGTTTACAGGGGGACAGCGTCAAACTTGAAGATAAAGTGGTTATCTTAGATTTCGAAAACGCTAATATCGTCAGAAAGGAAATGAACTTCCGTTATACTTTTCTACTAAAATTATCCGATCCGAACATCGCATATATTTTTATGATGTTAGGATTTTACGGCATCTTTTTTGAATTTTCTAATCCGGGGGCTTTGGTTCCGGGAATAATCGGCGGTATTTTCATTATATTAGCGTTATTCAGTTTCCAAACGCTCCCGATAAACTGGGCGGGCGTTGCACTTATCATATTTGCGATGATTCTGTTTATACTTGAAATAAAGGTGATAAGCTATGGCGGTTTGACGATTGGAGGCATAGTCGCCATGGTTCTCGGTTCAATTATGCTGATTGACTCACCGATTCCTGCTCTTCAGGTAAGTCTCTCCGTTATCATTCCCGCTGTTCTATTGACGGCATCATTTTTCATAATTTCGATGTATCTTTATTACAAGGCTCAGCAGATGAAACCCATGACAGGGATGGAAGGACTTATTGGAGATGTAGGAACCGCTCGAACGGATATAGATAATCAGGGAGAAGTGAATATTCACGGCGAGATTTGGAAGGCATTTAGCGACGAACCGATAAGCGCCGGAGAATCTGTGGAAATTGTTTCAGTTTCAGGTTTGAAATTAAATATTATTAAATCAAAAAAATGA